The sequence AAGAGAAATTCGAAATTGCCAAACGCCATTTGATCCCTAAGCAACTGCAGGAGAACGGCTTGCGGGAAGATCAGTTGCAGTTTGCCGATAAAACGCTGGCGCGGATCATCTCCGCTTATACCAGAGAAGCCGGTGTGCGGCAACTGGAACGGCAGATCGGTAAAATCTGCCGCAAACGGGCCCGTCAGATTCTGAGCGGCGAGGACGGCAAGCTGAATCTGACCGCCAATAAATTGGAGAAATTTCTGGGACCGGCAATCTACAGTCATACCGTCGCCGAGAAACAGGATCAGATCGGCGTTGCCACCGGCATGGTTTGGACGGAGCTGGGCGGTGAAATCCTGCCGATTGAAGTCAGTATTTTGGCAGGCAAGGGTGATTTGATTCTGACCGGCAAGCTGGGCGAAGTCATGCGGGAATCCGCGCGGATTGCCTTGAGTTACGTGCGTTCCAAAGGCGAAGCTTATGGGCTGCCGCCGGAATTTTATCAAGAAAAAGAGATTCATATTCATGCACCGGAAGGATCCGTCCCCAAGGAAGGACCTTCGGCCGGTGTCACGCTGGTTACGGCTCTGGTTTCTGCTTTTACCAAAATTCCCGTGCGGCGCGATGTTGCTATGACCGGTGAAATCACGCTGCGCGGTAACATTCTGCCGATCGGCGGTTTAAAAGAAAAGCTGCTGGCCGCTTATCGAGCCGGCATCTACGAAGCGGTCATTCCTGAGGAAAACCGCAAGGACATGGAAGAATTACCGGAATCGATTCAACGGAAAATGACAATTCATTATGCGGAAAACTATGAACAGGCGCTTGGCTATTTGCTTCCCGAATTGGAAAGAAGAATCAAACAGATGAAACGGGAAAAGAAAGAGGAATAAATGAAAATCAGGCAAATTGAACTCGTCATGTCTGCCGGTTTTGTTTCTCAATGTCCGCCGGATGCGCTGCCGGATATTGCTTTTGCCGGCCGCTCCAATGTGGGGAAATCCTCCCTGCTCAATGCGATGTTTTCGCGCCGCAACCTGGCGCGGACTTCCTCAACACCGGGCAAGACGCAGACCCTGAATTTCTATCGCATCAACGATTGTTTCCATATGGTGGATTTGCCCGGCTATGGGTATGCAGCTTTGGGCAAAGGCAAGCAGCAGACGATCAGCCAGTTGCTGCAGGATTATTTATTGAAGAGACAGCAACTGCAGCTGGTGGTGCAGTTGGTGGACAGCCGGCATGAACCGTCCGAACTGGACCGGGAAATGACGGCTTTCCTGCAGCGCTGCTCGCTGCCGTTTATTGTGGTTGGCACCAAGCGTGATAAGCTGACACGCAGCCAATGGCAAACTCAGGCTGCCATGCTGAAACGGTCCTTGTTGCTGCCGGAGCCTCCGCTGTTGTTTACCACCGAAGAAGAACAGAGCCGGGAGGCGCTCTGGGCTGTCTTGGAAAAACTGGTGCCGCAGATTGCGCAGCAGGAAGAGACGGTCTAGGGTGTTCCGCCGCGGTTTTTGGATCTAAAAAAGAGAACGGACTGTCTGCGGCGGATAATCAGAACAAGGCGGGACGGCCCGTTTTCCCTTACGAGCGCTGCGAATATTCGACTGAATTCAAGACACCGGAGCAGGAAGAGGAAGGGAGCCGATTGCATGGACATCACAGTACAGGCGAATGCCTTGAAACTCATAGGCCAGCTTTTAGACCGCCGGAGCAGCACACAGCCAATCATTCCTTATCTGCCTCAGAAAGCGGTCTTTCCCAATCATGCGCAGCGGCAGCCTTTTCCCTCGGCA comes from Negativicutes bacterium and encodes:
- the lon gene encoding endopeptidase La yields the protein IKVIQKELGEAEEKQAEKERMTAMLEAIQGISADNKEKLSKEINRLEKMPASTPEAAVLRQYLDTVFQLPWDTMTEDVLDIKAAETILNQDHYALEKPKERILEYLAVRQLSHSLKGPILCLVGPPGTGKTSLAKSVARALNRKFVRLSLGGVRDEAEIRGHRRTYVASMPGRIIQGIRQVGVRNPVFLLDEVDKTSSDFRGDPASALLEVLDGEQNNTFSDHYLEIPFDLSQVLFITTANNAREIPRPLLDRMELIELSGYTEEEKFEIAKRHLIPKQLQENGLREDQLQFADKTLARIISAYTREAGVRQLERQIGKICRKRARQILSGEDGKLNLTANKLEKFLGPAIYSHTVAEKQDQIGVATGMVWTELGGEILPIEVSILAGKGDLILTGKLGEVMRESARIALSYVRSKGEAYGLPPEFYQEKEIHIHAPEGSVPKEGPSAGVTLVTALVSAFTKIPVRRDVAMTGEITLRGNILPIGGLKEKLLAAYRAGIYEAVIPEENRKDMEELPESIQRKMTIHYAENYEQALGYLLPELERRIKQMKREKKEE
- the yihA gene encoding ribosome biogenesis GTP-binding protein YihA/YsxC — encoded protein: MKIRQIELVMSAGFVSQCPPDALPDIAFAGRSNVGKSSLLNAMFSRRNLARTSSTPGKTQTLNFYRINDCFHMVDLPGYGYAALGKGKQQTISQLLQDYLLKRQQLQLVVQLVDSRHEPSELDREMTAFLQRCSLPFIVVGTKRDKLTRSQWQTQAAMLKRSLLLPEPPLLFTTEEEQSREALWAVLEKLVPQIAQQEETV